One part of the Humulus lupulus chromosome 9, drHumLupu1.1, whole genome shotgun sequence genome encodes these proteins:
- the LOC133801800 gene encoding cullin-4, with protein MSHPTKRLATTFRAPTSSSSSSSSSAPPMKKTKSHAVSCSLDPSKNGLHHHPPTATHDFASPQDNDVVFDPSSMALDEDLKPEDPAGRAVAANLSRKKATPPQPAKKLVIKLNKGKPMLPTNFEEETWGKLKSAICAIFLKQPDSCDLEKLYQAVNDLCLHKMGGNLYRRIERECETHIAAALRSLVGQSPDLVVFLSLVERCWQDLCNQMLMIRGIALYLDRTYVKQTPNVRSLWDMGLQLFRKHLSLSPEVEHKTVTGLLRMIEKERLGEAVDRALLNHLLKMFTALGIYSESFEKPFLECTSEFYAAEGMKYMQQSDVPDYLKHVETRLHEEHERCLLYLDASTRKPLIATAEKQLLERHISAILDKGFMLLMDGNRIEDLKRTYNLLSRVNALESLRQALSSYIRKTGQGIVMDEEKDKDMVSCLLDFKASLDTIWEESFYKNEAFCNTIKDAFEYLINLRQNRPAELIAKFLDEKLRAGNKGTSEEELEGTLDKVLVLFRFIQGKDVFEAFYKKDLAKRLLLGKSASIDAEKSMISKLKTECGSQFTNKLEGMFKDIELSKEINESFKQSSQARTKLPSGIEMSVHVLTTGYWPTYPPMDVRLPHELNVYQDIFKEFYLSKYSGRRLMWQNSLGHCVLKAEFPKGKKELAVSLFQTVVLMLFNDAEKLSFQDIKDSTGIEDKELRRTLQSLACGKVRVLQKLPKGRDVEDDDSFLFNDVFTAPLYRIKVNAIQMKETVEENTSTTERVFQDRQYQVDAAIVRIMKTRKVLSHTLLITELFQQLKFPIKPADLKKRIESLIDREYLERDKSNPQIYNYLA; from the exons ATGTCTCACCCCACCAAACGCTTGGCCACCACCTTCCGTGCTCcgacctcttcctcctcctcctcctcctcttctgcTCCCCCAATGAAGAAGACCAAGTCCCACGCCGTTTCCTGTTCTCTCGACCCATCCAAGAATGGCTTGCACCACCATCCTCCTACTGCCACTCACGATTTCGCCTCCCCCCAAGATAACGACGTCGTTTTCGACCCCTCTTCTATGGCCCTCGACGAAGATCTCAAGCCCGAAGACCCCGCTGGTCGAGCCGTCGCCGCCAATTTGTCCAGGAAGAAGGCCACGCCGCCGCAGCCCGCTAAGAAGCTCGTTATCAAGCTCAACAAAG GAAAACCAATGTTACCCACAAATTTTGAAGAGGAAACATGGGGAAAGCTGAAGTCAGCTATTTGCGCTATATTCTTAAAGCAACCTGATTCTTGTGATCTAGAGAAGCTATATCAG GCTGTTAATGATCTATGCCTTCATAAGATGGGGGGTAATCTTTATCGGCGGATTGAAAGAGAATGTGAAACACATATAGCTGCTGCATTGCGATCCTTGGTTGGTCAAAGCCCAGATTTGGTGGTTTTTCTATCACTTGTTGAGAGATGCTGGCAGGATCTTTGTAACCAAATGTTGATGATCCGTGGTATAGCTCTATATCTAGATAGAACATATGTGAAACAAACACCAAATGTCCGTTCATTATGGGACATGGGCTTGCAGCTTTTCCGCAAGCATCTTTCTTTATCTCCAGAAGTAGAACACAAGACTGTTACTGGCCTTTTAAGAATGATCGAAAAAGAACG ATTAGGTGAAGCAGTGGATAGAGCACTTCTTAACCATCTTCTGAAGATGTTTACTGCATTAGGAATTTACTCAGAAAGCTTTGAGAAACCATTTCTTGAGTGTACTTCTGAATTTTATGCTGCGGAAGGCATGAAATACATGCAGCAATCGGATGTTCCAGATTACTTAAAGCATGTGGAG ACAAGGTTACATGAAGAACATGAGAGATGCTTGCTCTACCTGGATGCTAGTACAAGAAAGCCATTAATAGCAACTGCTGAAAAGCAACTACTTGAACGCCATATATCTGCTATTCTTGACAAG GGGTTCATGTTGTTGATGGATGGAAATCGTATTGAGGACCTTAAAAGGACGTACAATCTCTTATCTAGGGTTAATGCTCTTGAATCTCTAAGGCAAGCTCTTAGCTCATACATCCGGAAAACAGGCCAGGGCATTGTCATGGATGAAGAGAAAGATAAAGATATGGTATCATGCCTTTTGGATTTTAAGGCTTCTCTTGACACAATATGGGAAGAAAGCTTCTACAAGAATGAAGCGTTTTGCAATACCATAAAGGATGCTTTCGAGTATCTGATTAATTTGCGTCAG AACCGGCCTGCTGAACTGATTGCAAAGTTTTTGGATGAGAAACTTCGTGCTGGGAATAAAGGTACCTCTGAAGAAGAATTGGAAGGCACCCTCGACAAAGTCTTGGTCTTATTCAGGTTTATACAG GGCAAGGATGTATTTGAAGCCTTCTACAAGAAAGATCTTGCAAAGAGGCTGCTTTTGGGGAAGAGTGCTTCTATTGATGCAGAGAAGTCTATGATCTCTAAG CTGAAAACCGAGTGTGGAAGTCAATTTACAAACAAACTTGAGGGAATGTTTAAG GATATTGAGTTATCAAAAGAGATAAATGAGTCCTTCAAACAATCATCCCAAGCAAGGACGAAACTTCCATCAGGGATTGAGATGAGTGTTCATGTCCTAACCACAGG GTACTGGCCAACATACCCTCCCATGGATGTTAGACTGCCTCATGAACTGAATGTGTATCAG GACATTTTCAAGGAGTTTTACTTGAGCAAGTACAGTGGACGACGTTTGATGTGGCAAAATTCACTGGGTCACTGTGTATTGAAAGCTGAGTTTCCTAAAGGCAAAAAGGAGCTTGCAGTTTCTCTTTTTCAG ACTGTTGTTCTGATGCTGTTTAATGATGCTGAGAAGCTAAGCTTTCAAGATATTAAAGACTCCACAGGCATTGAGGATAAGGAACTAAGAAGAACTTTGCAGTCCCTTGCTTGTGGAAAGGTTCGAGTCCTTCAAAAG TTGCCCAAAGGGAGAGATGTGGAGGATGATGATTCATTTTTGTTCAATGACGTATTTACTGCTCCTCTCTACCGTATCAAG GTAAATGCAATCCAGATGAAGGAAACAGTAGAGGAAAACACAAGCACCACCGAAAGAGTATTCCAAGACCGACAATATCAG GTTGACGCTGCTATTGTTCGGATAATGAAAACTAGGAAAGTGCTAAGTCACACACTTCTGATTACTGAACTCTTCCAACAG CTCAAGTTTCCAATTAAACCGGCTGATTTGAAGAAGAGGATCGAAAGCCTCATCGACAGAGAGTACCTAGAGCGGGACAAGAGCAACCCACAAATTTACAACTACTTGGCATAA
- the LOC133801801 gene encoding uncharacterized protein LOC133801801: protein MGAITTALIAIAGVVLGWIAIEMACKPCLDKGREAIDRSLNPDYDPDDENNNDDLRAPLNPNSDLESVTGDPNAVVSSSTSDGTKAV, encoded by the coding sequence atgggGGCAATAACGACTGCATTGATAGCGATAGCAGGAGTTGTGCTCGGATGGATCGCCATCGAGATGGCCTGCAAGCCTTGCCTCGACAAAGGTCGCGAAGCCATTGATCGCTCTCTCAATCCTGATTACGACCCCGACGACGAAAACAACAACGACGACCTTCGCGCTCCTCTTAATCCCAATTCCGATCTTGAAAGTGTTACCGGAGATCCAAACGCCGTCGTTTCTTCCTCTACTTCTGATGGAACCAAGGCCGTCTGA